The following coding sequences lie in one Tachysurus fulvidraco isolate hzauxx_2018 chromosome 19, HZAU_PFXX_2.0, whole genome shotgun sequence genomic window:
- the lamtor4 gene encoding ragulator complex protein LAMTOR4 has translation MTAALTQGLDRIPGQLGYLVISEDGVLASSGELENDEHTAGVIMQMVRTACRFRLHGTAEPPLKRLSVMFEDYVYAVTISGQKVFVVKRQNNQREPVTA, from the exons ATG ACTGCTGCACTGACTCAGGGTTTGGACAGAATACCGGGACAGCTTGGATATCTGGTGATCAGCGAAGACGGCGTGCTGGCC TCCTCAGGAGAGCTTGAGAATGATGAACATACAGCAGGTGTGATCATGCAGATGGTCCGCACAGCATGTCGATTCAGGCTTCACGGCACAGCAGAACCACCTCTTAAGCGCTTGTCAG TGATGTTTGAGGACTATGTTTATGCAGTGACGATCTCTGGACAAAAAGTATTTGTAGTGAAACGTCAGAACAACCAACGGGAACCTGTCACAGCTTAG
- the atp6v1f gene encoding V-type proton ATPase subunit F: MAGRGKLIAVIGDEDTCTGFLLGGIGELNKNRKPNFLVVEKDTSVTEIEETFKSFLTRNDIGIILINQFIAEMIRHAIDAHMQSIPAVLEIPSKEHPYDASKDSILRRAKGMFSAEDFR, encoded by the exons ATGGCAGGACGGGGTAAATTAATCGCAGTTATAGGGGATGAAGACACGTGTACCGGTTTCCTTCTCGGGGGAATCGGTGAGCTGAACAAAAACCGCAAACCGAATTTCTTGGTGGTGGAGAAGGACACCAGTGTGACCGAGATAGAAGAGACATTTAA GAGTTTCCTGACTCGCAACGATATTGGTATCATCCTAATCAACCAGTTCATTGCTGAGATGATCCGGCATGCAATAGACGCTCATATGCAGTCCATCCCTGCTGTGTTGGAGATCCCCTCTAAAGAGCATCCTTATGACGCTTCCAAAGACTCAATCCTGCGTAGGGCTAAGGGCATGTTCTCTGCTGAGGATTTCCGATAA